In one window of Acidovorax sp. HDW3 DNA:
- the nuoN gene encoding NADH-quinone oxidoreductase subunit NuoN: MIDNISWLAVYPEIVLLVMGCVIALVDLGVASSRRTATYVLTVLTLGVVAALEALYATSGNTFYGWGNMVVSDAMGNWLKCFAALAMIATLVYGRPYAADRDMLRGGELFTLAIFATLGMFVMISANNFLVIYLGLELLTLSSYALVALRRDHEASVEAAMKYFVLGAMASGFLLYGMSMLYGATGSLDIGEVFKAINAGQIRHQVLVFGLVFIVAGLAFKMGAVPFHMWIPDVYHGAPTAVTLIIGGAPKLAAFAVTIRLLVDGLLPLAIDWQQMLAVLAIGSLFVGNVMGVMQSNLKRMLAYSTISHMGFMLLGLMSGVVNGQVDAATAGNAYSSAMFYVVTYVLTALPAFGVIVLLAREGFESEEIDDFAGLNQRSPLYAGVMAVCLFSLAGIPPLVGFYAKLSVLQALVASGSGFNIALAVYAVIMSLIGAFYYLRVVKVMYFDQPLTASTVAAPMDVRMVLTFNGALVLVLGLLPGGLMALCTDAIVRALAS; encoded by the coding sequence ATGATTGACAACATCAGCTGGCTGGCGGTCTACCCCGAGATCGTGCTCCTGGTCATGGGCTGCGTGATCGCCCTGGTGGATCTGGGCGTGGCCAGCAGCCGCCGCACCGCCACCTACGTTTTGACCGTGCTCACCCTGGGCGTGGTCGCCGCGCTGGAGGCCTTGTACGCCACCAGCGGCAACACCTTCTACGGCTGGGGCAACATGGTCGTCTCCGACGCCATGGGCAACTGGCTCAAGTGCTTTGCCGCGCTGGCCATGATTGCCACCCTGGTCTATGGCCGTCCCTACGCGGCCGACCGCGACATGCTGCGCGGCGGCGAGCTGTTCACGCTCGCCATCTTCGCTACGCTGGGCATGTTCGTCATGATCTCGGCCAACAACTTTCTGGTCATCTACCTCGGCCTGGAATTGCTGACGCTGTCGAGCTACGCCCTGGTGGCGCTGCGCCGCGACCATGAAGCCTCGGTCGAGGCGGCCATGAAGTACTTCGTCCTCGGTGCCATGGCCAGCGGTTTCCTGCTCTACGGCATGTCCATGCTCTACGGCGCCACAGGTTCGCTCGACATTGGTGAAGTCTTCAAGGCCATCAACGCCGGCCAGATTCGCCACCAGGTGCTGGTGTTTGGCCTGGTGTTCATCGTCGCCGGCCTGGCGTTCAAGATGGGCGCTGTGCCCTTCCATATGTGGATTCCGGACGTGTACCACGGCGCACCCACAGCGGTCACCCTCATCATCGGCGGCGCGCCCAAGCTGGCGGCCTTTGCGGTCACCATCCGCTTGTTGGTGGACGGCCTGCTGCCGCTGGCGATCGACTGGCAGCAGATGCTGGCGGTGCTGGCCATTGGCTCGCTGTTCGTTGGCAACGTCATGGGTGTGATGCAGAGCAACCTCAAGCGCATGTTGGCTTACTCCACCATCTCGCACATGGGCTTCATGCTGCTGGGCCTGATGTCGGGCGTGGTCAACGGCCAGGTCGATGCTGCCACGGCGGGCAACGCCTACAGCTCGGCCATGTTCTACGTCGTCACCTACGTGCTGACCGCGCTGCCGGCCTTTGGCGTCATCGTGCTGCTGGCGCGCGAAGGCTTTGAGAGCGAAGAAATTGACGACTTCGCCGGCCTGAACCAGCGCAGCCCGCTGTACGCCGGCGTCATGGCGGTGTGCCTGTTCTCGTTGGCCGGTATTCCGCCGCTGGTGGGTTTTTACGCCAAGCTGTCGGTGCTGCAGGCGCTGGTGGCCTCGGGTAGCGGCTTCAACATCGCCCTGGCGGTGTATGCCGTCATCATGTCGTTGATTGGCGCCTTCTACTACCTGCGCGTCGTCAAGGTCATGTACTTTGACCAGCCGCTTACCGCCAGCACCGTGGCCGCGCCCATGGACGTGCGCATGGTGCTGACCTTCAATGGCGCCCTGGTGCTGGTATTGGGCCTGCTGCCCGGCGGCCTGATGGCGCTGTGCACCGACGCCATCGTGCGCGCCCTGGCTTCCTGA
- a CDS encoding DUF2818 family protein codes for MSQSAAIWLVIVAAFAAANLPFLSQRWLLLGPRPQQGAKPLLARLGELLLLYALVGGLAFVLERRAGQVAPQGWEFYAVTAALFITFAFPGFVYRYLLRHRH; via the coding sequence ATGTCACAGTCGGCTGCCATTTGGCTGGTGATCGTGGCGGCTTTTGCCGCCGCCAACCTGCCGTTCCTGAGCCAGCGCTGGTTGCTGCTCGGCCCCCGGCCGCAGCAGGGCGCCAAGCCGCTGCTGGCGCGCCTGGGCGAGTTGCTGCTGCTGTACGCGCTCGTCGGCGGCCTGGCCTTTGTGCTCGAACGCCGCGCCGGCCAAGTCGCCCCCCAGGGCTGGGAGTTCTACGCCGTCACGGCGGCCCTGTTTATCACCTTTGCCTTTCCGGGTTTTGTCTACCGGTACCTGCTACGCCACCGGCATTGA
- a CDS encoding DUF3649 domain-containing protein, which produces MRVTHPLWRYRLNIASRSLAAALGGYALAAAVAAALSLVLAPAMARVDAVLSATMLAWFAYAAAAGWAFYARSAWTAWAGNLLPALALGALALVLRSPGAAA; this is translated from the coding sequence ATGCGCGTGACGCACCCCCTGTGGCGTTATCGCCTGAACATCGCTTCACGCAGCCTGGCTGCAGCCTTGGGCGGTTACGCATTGGCAGCCGCCGTGGCTGCGGCGCTGTCACTGGTGCTGGCGCCCGCCATGGCACGGGTCGATGCCGTGCTCAGCGCCACCATGCTGGCCTGGTTTGCCTATGCCGCCGCCGCAGGCTGGGCGTTTTACGCGCGCAGCGCCTGGACGGCCTGGGCCGGTAACCTGCTGCCCGCGCTGGCCCTGGGCGCGCTGGCGCTGGTGCTGCGCAGCCCTGGAGCCGCCGCATGA
- a CDS encoding PepSY domain-containing protein has product MTQPATPEREGLRQAMAWLHTWSGLVLGWLMFAIFLTGTLSFYRQEISLWMRPELQAGYGPGQPPSAQALLAAQRAAAQSAQWSLRLPDERDPTLTLQMRPSGEQQRPQTLRLHPQTGEVLTSRETMGGDFFYRFHFELRTAQNGRWVLQGRWVVGVATLLMFIALLSGIVTHRRIFKDFFTFRPGKNAQRAWLDAHNLSGVLVLPFYLMITFSGLMIFHGLYLPVGIAAAYPGPSDNDAAAYFAQLRGEPGDLRQRTERGTPTQPLGGLDLAHWLAASTQRSKHPIALLQAYRNPQGQPMVEAVVTDRTRLQYRPERWVWDVRSGELAHHLNPTGPAVRTYGVLYGLHMARFAGPGLRALLLLLGLLGCLMIATGLVLWTVKRGARAQAGARRGATPPTVPANRPWGGRLVAATNMAALGGLSLACAAYLAANRLLPTQWPDRPDAELACFFAAWGLALAWALASNLLRPHRWGWPVLMGLAGALWAALPLISAFTTPAHLGRTLAQGAWPWALADLAFACTGLVLLAVAYKLRPRPQPATQRPVCTTGADLPPAPHAASGA; this is encoded by the coding sequence ATGACCCAGCCCGCCACCCCCGAGCGCGAGGGCCTGCGCCAGGCCATGGCCTGGCTGCACACCTGGTCGGGGCTGGTGCTGGGCTGGTTGATGTTTGCCATCTTCCTGACCGGCACCTTGAGCTTTTACCGCCAGGAAATCAGCCTGTGGATGCGGCCCGAGCTGCAGGCTGGCTATGGCCCAGGCCAGCCACCTTCTGCCCAGGCCTTGCTCGCCGCGCAGCGCGCTGCAGCGCAGTCCGCGCAATGGAGCCTGCGCCTGCCCGACGAACGCGACCCCACGCTCACGCTGCAAATGCGCCCCAGTGGCGAACAGCAGCGGCCACAGACCCTGCGCCTGCACCCGCAGACGGGCGAGGTGCTCACCTCGCGAGAAACCATGGGCGGCGACTTCTTCTACCGCTTCCACTTCGAGCTGCGCACCGCCCAGAACGGGCGCTGGGTGCTGCAGGGGCGCTGGGTGGTGGGCGTGGCCACGCTGCTGATGTTCATTGCGCTGCTGTCGGGCATCGTCACGCACCGGCGCATCTTCAAGGACTTCTTCACCTTCCGGCCCGGCAAGAACGCCCAGCGCGCCTGGCTGGACGCGCACAACCTCAGTGGCGTTCTGGTGCTGCCCTTTTATCTGATGATCACCTTCAGCGGGCTGATGATTTTCCACGGCCTCTACCTGCCGGTGGGCATTGCCGCAGCCTACCCCGGCCCGAGCGACAACGACGCCGCCGCCTACTTCGCGCAGTTGCGCGGCGAACCAGGCGACTTGCGCCAGCGCACCGAACGCGGCACGCCCACGCAGCCGCTGGGCGGACTGGACCTGGCGCATTGGCTCGCGGCCTCCACGCAGCGCAGCAAGCACCCGATTGCCCTGCTCCAGGCCTACCGCAACCCGCAGGGCCAGCCCATGGTAGAAGCTGTGGTGACCGACCGCACGCGCCTGCAATACCGCCCCGAGCGCTGGGTGTGGGACGTGCGCAGCGGCGAGCTGGCACACCACCTGAACCCCACAGGCCCTGCCGTGCGCACCTACGGCGTGCTGTACGGGCTGCACATGGCGCGCTTTGCCGGGCCAGGGCTGCGGGCCTTGCTGTTGCTGCTGGGCCTGCTGGGCTGCCTGATGATTGCCACCGGCCTGGTGCTGTGGACCGTCAAGCGCGGCGCGCGGGCGCAGGCTGGTGCGCGCCGGGGCGCAACGCCCCCCACTGTCCCCGCCAACCGCCCCTGGGGCGGGCGCCTGGTGGCAGCCACCAACATGGCCGCGCTGGGCGGCCTGTCGCTGGCCTGCGCTGCCTACCTGGCGGCCAACCGGCTGCTGCCCACCCAGTGGCCCGACCGGCCCGACGCCGAGTTGGCCTGCTTCTTTGCCGCCTGGGGCCTGGCGCTGGCCTGGGCGCTGGCCAGCAACCTGCTGCGCCCCCACCGCTGGGGCTGGCCGGTGCTGATGGGCCTGGCAGGCGCACTGTGGGCGGCCTTGCCGCTGATCAGCGCCTTCACCACCCCAGCCCACCTGGGCCGCACGCTGGCGCAAGGCGCCTGGCCCTGGGCCCTGGCCGACCTGGCCTTTGCCTGCACGGGCCTGGTACTGCTGGCAGTGGCGTACAAGCTGCGACCGCGCCCTCAGCCTGCAACACAGCGCCCCGTTTGCACCACGGGCGCCGACCTGCCCCCTGCGCCCCACGCGGCATCCGGAGCCTGA
- a CDS encoding DUF3325 domain-containing protein, with amino-acid sequence MDAAFLLCFAGWCALALGMDRHHLDVFGSDASTRRLASLRACGWLVLLLSLALALQAPGVNAPPEPASLRATAWAVVCSLAAFSVAACLSWWPRHAPTLAPLALTVGLLLHASH; translated from the coding sequence ATGGATGCCGCGTTTCTGTTGTGCTTTGCGGGCTGGTGTGCCCTGGCCCTGGGCATGGATCGCCACCACCTCGACGTGTTTGGCTCCGACGCCAGTACCCGGCGCCTGGCCTCGCTGCGGGCCTGTGGCTGGCTGGTGTTGCTGCTGTCGCTGGCCCTGGCGCTGCAAGCACCGGGCGTGAACGCGCCGCCAGAGCCTGCCTCGCTGCGCGCGACGGCGTGGGCCGTGGTGTGCTCCCTGGCGGCGTTCTCGGTGGCGGCCTGCCTGAGCTGGTGGCCACGCCACGCCCCCACCCTGGCGCCCCTCGCGCTGACAGTGGGACTGCTGCTACACGCCAGCCACTGA
- a CDS encoding TonB-dependent siderophore receptor, with the protein MRSPYAIALNPLAAALLAAFGSAGALAQTPPQTLGEVTVQSSAQQDGYSPAASTAATKGSAPLRDIPQAVNVVPGQLLRDQGARSMEDALRNVPGVAMSHGDGQRDQVVIRGFTAIADQFVDGVRDDALYFRDLADIERIEVLKGPAAVLYGRGSSGGLINRVTKKPHWNRSGGEATLSLGSHELRRATADMNLVVNDSAALRLNAAIEDSGSYRDQQFVQRHNLAPSLALKLATDTQLLLQYTHAADKRLTDFGIPALNGRPVNVPAGTYYGSSNAAQDDTTTSGNQAFTATLNHRFNDAWSVRNITRWYDYELDRYNTLPGGTTDPATRTVGRTRAFILRDESGLFNQTDLTWRNQLGGLRQEWLMGMELGQQKKRSESVSGGADRVPLFNPQGRPAPTIPAANYNADNAIPSHTTQDTAALYWQNQITLAPQWKALVGVRYDVFDQDTRFERKLATLARTDKKFSPRVGLVWQPSEAVSYYVSYSKSFQPSAESFALSSSNTDNAPEITENKEIGVKLDLMDGQLNLTGALFNLERSNIKNTDPSNPTRQINVGVQRTNGLELTLNGRLPGRWDVSAGYAFLDGRMVKSLARVTSMQLPTQSVVVQGKVPALTPRNSAFLWAMKDLGNGLRMGGGLQYVGARFTSVSNLVTLPAYTTLDAALQYTLGAWGLDVNLKNLTNRKYYVSSHGSNDNLILPGSPRALQVTLRREF; encoded by the coding sequence ATGCGATCTCCTTATGCCATTGCCTTGAACCCGCTGGCCGCCGCACTGCTGGCAGCCTTTGGCAGCGCCGGTGCGCTGGCCCAGACGCCACCACAGACGCTGGGCGAAGTGACCGTGCAGTCCAGCGCGCAGCAGGACGGCTACTCCCCCGCCGCCAGCACCGCTGCCACCAAGGGCAGTGCCCCGCTGCGCGACATTCCCCAGGCCGTGAACGTGGTGCCGGGCCAGTTGCTGCGCGACCAGGGTGCGCGCTCCATGGAAGACGCCTTGCGCAACGTGCCCGGCGTGGCCATGAGCCATGGCGACGGCCAGCGCGACCAGGTGGTGATCCGGGGTTTCACCGCCATTGCCGACCAGTTTGTGGATGGCGTGCGCGACGATGCGCTGTACTTCCGCGACCTGGCCGACATCGAGCGCATTGAGGTGCTCAAAGGCCCGGCCGCCGTGCTCTATGGGCGCGGTTCTTCGGGCGGGCTGATCAACCGCGTGACCAAGAAGCCGCACTGGAACCGCAGCGGCGGCGAAGCCACGCTGTCGCTGGGCAGCCACGAACTGCGCCGTGCCACCGCCGACATGAACCTGGTGGTGAACGACAGCGCGGCCTTGCGCCTGAATGCCGCCATCGAGGACTCGGGCAGCTACCGCGACCAGCAATTCGTCCAGCGCCACAACCTGGCGCCGTCCCTGGCACTCAAGCTCGCCACCGACACGCAACTGCTGCTGCAATACACCCACGCCGCCGACAAGCGGCTCACCGACTTTGGCATTCCCGCGCTCAACGGCCGCCCGGTGAATGTGCCTGCGGGCACCTACTATGGTTCCTCCAACGCCGCCCAGGACGACACCACCACCAGCGGCAACCAGGCCTTCACCGCCACGCTGAACCACCGCTTCAACGATGCCTGGTCAGTGCGCAACATCACGCGCTGGTACGACTACGAGCTCGACCGCTACAACACCCTGCCGGGCGGCACCACCGACCCCGCCACACGCACCGTGGGGCGCACGCGCGCATTCATCCTGCGCGACGAAAGCGGCCTGTTCAACCAGACCGACCTGACCTGGCGCAACCAGCTCGGTGGCCTGCGCCAGGAATGGCTCATGGGCATGGAGCTGGGCCAGCAGAAGAAGCGTTCCGAATCGGTTTCGGGCGGCGCCGACCGGGTGCCCCTGTTCAACCCCCAGGGCCGTCCGGCGCCCACCATTCCCGCTGCCAACTACAACGCCGACAACGCCATCCCCAGCCACACCACGCAGGACACCGCCGCCCTTTACTGGCAGAACCAGATCACCCTGGCCCCGCAGTGGAAGGCCCTGGTGGGCGTGCGCTACGACGTGTTCGACCAGGACACCCGCTTCGAGCGCAAGCTGGCCACGCTCGCGCGCACCGACAAGAAGTTCAGCCCCCGCGTCGGCCTGGTATGGCAGCCCAGCGAGGCCGTGTCGTACTACGTGTCGTACAGCAAGTCCTTCCAGCCCTCGGCCGAATCGTTTGCGCTGAGCAGCAGCAACACCGACAACGCGCCGGAGATCACCGAGAACAAGGAAATCGGCGTCAAGCTGGATCTGATGGACGGCCAGCTCAACCTCACGGGCGCGCTGTTCAACCTGGAGCGCAGCAACATCAAGAACACCGACCCCAGCAACCCCACCCGCCAGATCAATGTGGGCGTGCAGCGCACCAACGGCCTGGAGCTCACCCTCAACGGCCGCCTGCCCGGGCGCTGGGATGTGAGCGCAGGCTACGCCTTTCTGGACGGGCGCATGGTCAAGTCGCTGGCGCGCGTGACCTCCATGCAATTGCCCACGCAATCGGTGGTGGTGCAGGGCAAGGTACCTGCCCTCACACCGCGCAACTCGGCATTCCTGTGGGCCATGAAGGACCTGGGCAATGGCCTGCGCATGGGCGGCGGCCTGCAGTACGTGGGCGCGCGCTTCACCTCGGTGAGCAACCTGGTCACGCTGCCCGCCTACACCACGCTGGATGCGGCCTTGCAGTACACGCTGGGCGCCTGGGGCCTGGACGTGAACCTCAAGAACCTGACCAACCGCAAGTACTACGTGTCCAGCCACGGCAGCAACGACAACCTGATCCTGCCCGGCTCGCCGCGCGCGCTGCAGGTCACGCTGCGACGCGAGTTCTGA
- a CDS encoding PepSY domain-containing protein, whose protein sequence is MLSSAALRRWSWVHKWSSLVSTVFMLLLCLTGLPLIFHHEIGHLLGTEVEAPAMPDNTPRASLDAVLAQAQALHPERVVQFVSQAADDDKVWFVTLTPTPEPTNDFKSVAVDARSTDILSRRPVNEGFMYVMFRLHVDLFADLPGKLFLGLMGLLLLVAIVTGAVLYAPFMRRLAFGEVRRTQSPRLRWLDLHNMLGIITLVWALVVGATGMVNTWADLLVKYWQYDQLASLLAPYKGQPTVPLAERAPMQRVLEVAQAQTPGMKFAFIATPGTAFSSPHHNTVFLRGTTPLTSRLLHPVLVDARSAQVSAAPALPWYLTALLVSQPLHFGDYGGMPMKILWALLDIATIVVLGSGLYLWLRKGAAATRSAPAASTALPTTASLEGYP, encoded by the coding sequence ATGCTTTCATCTGCTGCTCTGCGCCGCTGGAGCTGGGTCCACAAGTGGTCCAGCCTGGTGAGTACCGTGTTCATGCTGCTGCTGTGCCTCACCGGCCTGCCGCTGATTTTTCACCACGAAATCGGCCACCTGCTGGGCACGGAGGTGGAAGCCCCGGCCATGCCGGACAACACCCCGCGCGCGAGCCTGGATGCCGTGCTGGCCCAGGCACAGGCCTTGCACCCCGAACGCGTGGTGCAGTTTGTCTCGCAGGCTGCGGACGACGACAAGGTCTGGTTCGTCACCCTCACCCCCACGCCTGAGCCCACCAACGACTTCAAGTCCGTGGCCGTGGATGCACGCAGCACGGACATTCTCTCGCGCCGACCGGTCAACGAGGGCTTCATGTACGTGATGTTCCGCCTGCACGTGGATCTGTTTGCCGACCTGCCGGGCAAGCTGTTCCTGGGCCTGATGGGGCTGCTTCTGCTGGTGGCCATCGTGACCGGCGCGGTGCTGTACGCCCCCTTCATGCGCCGTCTGGCCTTTGGCGAAGTGCGGCGCACACAGTCGCCCCGGCTGCGCTGGCTGGATCTGCACAACATGTTGGGCATCATCACCCTGGTGTGGGCCCTGGTGGTGGGCGCCACGGGCATGGTCAACACCTGGGCCGATCTGCTCGTCAAGTACTGGCAGTACGACCAGCTCGCCAGCCTGCTGGCGCCCTACAAGGGCCAGCCTACCGTGCCACTGGCCGAGCGCGCACCCATGCAGCGCGTGCTGGAGGTGGCGCAGGCCCAGACACCCGGCATGAAATTCGCCTTTATCGCCACGCCAGGCACCGCCTTCTCCAGCCCGCACCACAACACCGTGTTCCTGCGCGGCACCACGCCACTGACCTCGCGCCTGCTGCACCCCGTGCTGGTGGACGCGCGCAGCGCTCAGGTGAGCGCAGCCCCTGCACTTCCCTGGTACCTGACGGCGCTGCTGGTGTCCCAGCCGCTGCACTTTGGCGACTACGGCGGCATGCCCATGAAGATTCTGTGGGCGCTGCTGGACATCGCCACCATCGTGGTGCTGGGCAGCGGCCTGTACCTCTGGCTGCGCAAGGGGGCCGCGGCCACACGCAGCGCCCCGGCGGCCAGCACCGCCCTGCCCACCACGGCATCGCTGGAGGGGTACCCATGA
- a CDS encoding DUF4198 domain-containing protein codes for MPIPSRFASLAVALLTLGTTAAHAHQVWIENADGQARLHFGEFHMNLRETSPGSLDKFLAAPTLEQRSSAGSTQLPSTLGKDAFVASPQADAQTLFATAPYPVIDRSKRNLPAMLWVPAARWVAQAAQAVAPHAKALDLVPTGKPGEFKAVFNGAPLSKVVVEMVAPSGWSLSQHSGEDGTVTFALPWKGQYVAEVKHTDKTPGEAHGKPYAEASYVTTLSFVQKDGMASPALPEPPAKGH; via the coding sequence ATGCCCATTCCCTCCCGCTTTGCCAGCCTTGCTGTTGCCCTGCTCACCCTGGGCACCACCGCCGCGCACGCCCACCAGGTGTGGATTGAAAACGCCGACGGCCAGGCCCGCCTGCACTTCGGCGAATTCCACATGAACCTGCGCGAGACCTCGCCAGGTTCGCTGGACAAGTTCCTCGCCGCCCCCACCCTGGAGCAGCGCAGCAGCGCCGGCAGCACGCAGTTGCCCAGCACGCTGGGCAAGGACGCCTTTGTGGCGAGCCCGCAGGCAGACGCCCAAACCCTGTTCGCCACCGCCCCCTACCCCGTGATCGACCGCAGCAAGCGCAATCTGCCCGCCATGCTGTGGGTGCCCGCTGCGCGCTGGGTGGCCCAGGCGGCCCAGGCGGTTGCCCCCCACGCCAAGGCGCTGGATCTGGTGCCCACGGGCAAGCCCGGCGAGTTCAAGGCGGTGTTCAACGGCGCGCCACTTTCTAAGGTGGTGGTGGAAATGGTGGCGCCCTCGGGCTGGTCGCTCAGCCAGCACAGCGGCGAGGACGGCACCGTGACCTTCGCCCTGCCCTGGAAGGGCCAGTACGTGGCCGAGGTCAAGCACACCGACAAGACGCCTGGCGAAGCCCACGGCAAGCCCTATGCCGAGGCCAGCTACGTGACCACGCTGAGTTTTGTGCAGAAAGACGGCATGGCCTCGCCCGCCTTGCCCGAGCCACCCGCCAAGGGCCACTGA
- a CDS encoding TonB-dependent siderophore receptor, giving the protein MPTLRTPFTLAPLGAAIALLLSPSAWAEQSTAADAALPTVTVKTASTPDGVVTQNQTPTVGKSPATVHETPFSMSVIRVEQMREAGAKTVEDTLLYSAGVYAGRYGFDTRGDWAAVRGLSPSMYQDGLRSLYGYYNTVRPEIFTLESVEVLKGPSSSLYGQAELGGIVNVVSKQPQKTPAKEIELQLGSHSRRQLAADFTGPLNADQTLLYRLVALGRKSNTQVDYVNDDALALMPSVTWQPHADTRVTATFLHQQNDTKVSSQFLPYQGTLGAAPLGTIPSNRFAGEPNWDRYEMRKNELSLAWEQRLAASWKLAGALRKTQSSSITREIYTSVGPIPTAAGNIARTVHAADRKTDVLGTDLRLEGTLQAGPTRHQLGFGVDHQNALWEEFNYFSQSGVGSFNLYNPVYGSVGSLDLSRLPLADRPDNKIVQTGFYATDHITWGPWIASAAVRRDQARNEVLNLSAPNAVVKNTATTGRLGLMYQFAAGVAPYASISNAFTPNLGTDGTASASYLKPTTGTQKEVGVKYLAPNGKTSAAFAWFDIEQKNRVVDGSTPGGREQVGAAIQGWELEARHRMGAWDLMANYTHMDAVNATTGKRLSAIADKTASAWVEYYFAGGWRVGLGGRYIGTLTGNGGAPVVPSVALYDAMAGYATGDWDFRLNIKNLADKQYVSWCRGPNQDCGYGERLSASLTARYRF; this is encoded by the coding sequence ATGCCAACGCTACGCACTCCTTTCACACTGGCGCCGCTGGGAGCCGCCATCGCGCTCTTGCTTTCCCCTTCTGCCTGGGCCGAGCAGAGCACCGCTGCCGATGCGGCCCTTCCCACCGTGACGGTAAAGACCGCCTCCACACCCGACGGAGTGGTGACCCAGAACCAGACCCCCACCGTGGGCAAAAGCCCTGCCACCGTGCACGAAACACCGTTTTCCATGTCCGTCATCCGCGTGGAACAAATGCGCGAAGCGGGTGCCAAGACGGTGGAAGACACCTTGCTCTATAGCGCAGGCGTCTATGCCGGGCGCTATGGCTTTGACACGCGGGGCGACTGGGCCGCAGTGCGCGGCCTGTCCCCGTCGATGTACCAGGACGGCCTGCGCAGCCTGTACGGCTACTACAACACCGTGCGCCCCGAGATCTTCACGCTGGAGAGTGTGGAAGTGCTCAAGGGCCCCTCTTCGTCCCTGTACGGCCAGGCCGAGCTGGGCGGCATCGTCAACGTGGTGAGCAAGCAGCCCCAGAAAACCCCGGCCAAGGAGATCGAGCTGCAACTGGGCTCGCACAGCCGCAGGCAACTGGCCGCCGACTTCACGGGGCCGCTGAACGCCGACCAGACCTTGCTCTACCGCCTGGTGGCCCTGGGCCGCAAGAGCAATACGCAGGTGGACTACGTCAACGACGATGCGCTGGCGCTGATGCCCTCCGTCACCTGGCAGCCCCATGCCGACACGCGCGTCACGGCCACCTTCCTGCACCAGCAGAACGACACCAAGGTGTCCTCGCAGTTCCTGCCCTACCAGGGCACGCTCGGGGCGGCGCCACTGGGCACCATCCCCAGCAACCGCTTCGCCGGAGAACCCAACTGGGACCGCTACGAGATGCGCAAGAACGAACTGAGCCTGGCCTGGGAGCAGCGCCTGGCGGCCTCGTGGAAACTGGCAGGTGCCTTGCGCAAGACCCAGTCCTCCAGCATCACGCGCGAGATCTACACCTCGGTCGGCCCCATCCCCACGGCAGCGGGCAACATTGCGCGCACCGTGCACGCGGCAGACCGCAAGACCGACGTGCTGGGCACCGACCTGCGCCTGGAAGGCACGCTGCAGGCCGGCCCCACCCGGCACCAACTGGGCTTTGGCGTGGACCACCAGAACGCCCTGTGGGAGGAGTTCAACTACTTCAGCCAGTCGGGTGTGGGCAGCTTCAACCTGTACAACCCGGTGTATGGGTCGGTGGGCTCGCTCGACCTGTCCCGTCTGCCCCTGGCCGACCGGCCGGACAACAAGATCGTGCAGACCGGCTTCTACGCCACAGACCACATCACCTGGGGCCCCTGGATCGCCTCGGCCGCCGTGCGGCGTGACCAGGCGCGCAACGAGGTGCTCAACCTCTCGGCCCCCAATGCCGTGGTCAAGAACACGGCCACCACCGGCCGCCTGGGCCTGATGTACCAGTTTGCTGCGGGCGTGGCGCCCTATGCCAGCATCTCCAACGCCTTCACGCCCAACCTGGGCACCGATGGCACGGCCAGCGCCAGCTACCTCAAGCCCACCACCGGCACGCAAAAGGAAGTCGGCGTGAAGTACCTGGCCCCCAACGGCAAGACCTCTGCCGCCTTTGCGTGGTTCGACATCGAACAGAAAAACCGCGTGGTGGACGGCTCCACCCCTGGCGGCCGGGAACAGGTCGGTGCCGCCATCCAGGGCTGGGAGCTGGAAGCGCGCCACCGCATGGGCGCATGGGACCTGATGGCCAACTACACGCACATGGACGCCGTCAACGCCACCACCGGCAAGCGCCTGAGCGCCATCGCCGACAAGACCGCATCCGCCTGGGTCGAATACTATTTTGCAGGTGGTTGGCGCGTGGGCCTGGGTGGCCGCTACATCGGCACCCTCACGGGCAACGGTGGCGCCCCTGTGGTTCCTTCCGTGGCGCTGTACGACGCCATGGCCGGCTACGCCACTGGGGACTGGGATTTCCGGCTCAACATCAAGAACCTGGCGGACAAACAATACGTCTCATGGTGTCGCGGCCCCAACCAGGATTGCGGATACGGCGAACGCCTGAGCGCATCGCTGACCGCACGCTACCGGTTCTGA